The Papaver somniferum cultivar HN1 chromosome 3, ASM357369v1, whole genome shotgun sequence genome includes a region encoding these proteins:
- the LOC113362029 gene encoding histone H2B.3-like, protein MAPKAEKKLAEKKPAEKKPAEEKKAEKAPAEKKPRAEKKLPSKDASSADKKKKRSKKSVETYKIYIFKVLKQVHPDIGISSKAMGIMNSFINDIFEKLAAESSRLARYNKKPTITSREIQTAVRLVLPGELAKHAVSEGTKAVTKFTSS, encoded by the coding sequence ATGGCACCCAAAGCAGAGAAGAAACTAGCAGAGAAAAAACCCGCAGAGAAGAAGCCAGCAGAAGAGAAGAAGGCAGAGAAAGCACCAGCAGAGAAGAAACCCAGAGCTGAGAAGAAATTACCAAGCAAAGATGCTTCTTCAGCagataagaagaaaaagagatcTAAGAAATCAGTCGAAACTTACAAGATCTACatctttaaggttctgaaacaaGTTCATCCTGATATTGGTATTTCAAGCAAAGCTATGGGTATCATGAACAGTTTCATTAATGATATCTTTGAGAAACTTGCTGCGGAATCCTCCAGATTAGCTAGGTACAACAAGAAGCCAACTATTACTTCTCGAGAGATCCAGACTGCTGTTCGTCTTGTTCTTCCTGGTGAATTGGCCAAGCATGCTGTTTCTGAGGGTACTAAAGCTGTCACCAAGTTTACTAGTTCTTAA